The following nucleotide sequence is from Streptomyces sp. NBC_00239.
CCTCACCGTCGGCTTCCTGGTCCTGGTCACCGGGTGTTTCGCGGCCGTCGTGCAGTGGCTCAACGCCAAGTTCGGGGCGGCCGGCCGGATCCTGGTCCTGGTGGCGCTGATGCTCCAGCTGACCTCGGCGGGCGGCACCTACCCGGTGCAGACCAGCCCCGGCTTCTTCAACGCGATCCATCCCTACCTGCCCATGTCGTACGTGGTGGAGAGCCTGCGCCGGCTCATCACCGGCGGCGACCTCACCCCGGTCCTGACGGGCAGCGCGGTCCTGGTGGCCTTCACCGCCGCGGCCCTCGCCCTCACCGCCCTCGCCGCCCGCGGCAAGCAGGTGTGGACCATGGACCGGCTGCACCCGGAACTGAGCCTGTAGACCTGTGAGAATCAGCGCCATGGACAGCAGCAGCACCAGACGGCGGGCCACGCGGCAGAAGCTCTACGAAGCGGCCGTCACGCTCATCGCGGAACAGGGCTTCTCCGCCACCACCGTCGACGAGATCGCCGAGCGCGCCGGGGTCGCCAAGGGCACGGTCTACTACAACTTCGCCAGCAAGACCGTCCTGTTCGAGGAGCTGCTGCGGCACGGGGTCGGGCTGCTGACCGCGTCCCTGAAGGCCGCCGCCGAGGAGACCGAGGAGCGCGGCGGCACCCGGGTCGAGGCGCTCGACGCCATGATCCGGGCGGGCCTCGTCTTCATCGACGCCTACCCGGCCTTCACCCAGCTGTACGTGGCCGAGCTCTGGCGGACCAACCGGGCCTGGCAGTCCACCCTGATGGTGGTCCGCGGCGAGGCCGTCGCCGTCGTCGAGAAGGTGCTCAGCGAGGGCGTGGAGCGCGGCGAGCTGAGCGCCGAGATCGACGTGCCGCTGACCGCGGCCGCGCTGGTCGGCATGGTCCTCGTCGCCGCCCTGGACTGGCAGTCCTTCCAGAGCGAGCGCTCGCTCGACGACGTCCACTCGGCGCTGTCCCTGCTCCTGCGCGGCCGCGTCAGCGGCGGCTGACGCAGCCGGCGGCGCCGGACGGCATCGCAGGGCCGCACGGGTGACGCCCGGTCGGCGGTGCCCCGGGCGGGCGCCGAGCGCGTAGAACTGAGTATCCGTACCTAGACGCAGAGATGAGTAGGTACGCGGATGGGCTCCCACCTGCACAAACGGGAGACTGGTGACAACGGAACGGGCGCCCGCGCCGGACCGCCGGCACGGGGCGGCGGAGCGGAGCGGGCCTCGGCCGTTCACCTCTCGGAGGTGCAGGGGGTTGTGCCGGGTCCGTCCCGGCAGCAGGACGCCGGTGCGGCGGGGCTCGGGGGGATCGAGCCTCGCCGCACCGGCGTCTTCGCGTTCTGGACTTCGCCGTCCCGGCACCTGCCGGGCAGCCGGGGGCCCGACCGCGGCGGCCGGGACCGTCCGGGCCCCGGCCGCCGTCCCCGGCTCAGCCCCGGCTCAGCCCCGGCCGCGCAGCGGGATCCTGAGGCGCAGGGCCCTGCCGCGGGCCGACACGGCGGCCGTGAGCGCCGCCCAGCGGTCCGAGAGCGCCCACACGGCCCGTACGGACGACCGCGGCGCCAGCCGGGCCCGCAGCCGGGTCCACCGGTCGACCTCCGCCAGCAGCGCGGCCCGAACCAGCAGCACGTCGGCCGACAGCCCGGCCACCGGCGGCGCCACCGGCGCGTACAGCACCTGCTCCACCGCGCCGGCCACCCGGTGCACCGCGGCCGCGGGCTCCGGATCCAGCCGGCCGTCCCGCACGATGCGCTCCGCGGTCCGGCGCGGCGACAGCGCGTCGTCGGGCAGGATGCCCACGTCCCAGGCCGCGTCGGTCAGCTCCTGCCAGACGGCGAGGGTGGGCCCCCCGCCGACCGCGGGGCCGCCGGCCCGGCCGGACCGCACCCCGTCCACCGTCGGGGCCGAAGGCGCGGGTCCCGCCGCGGCCGTCAGCCGCCGCCGGCGCACCGCCAGCCGCCACAGGAACGGCAGCAGGAGCAGCAGCGCCACCGGCGCCGCCACCGCGAGGGCCACCAGGACCCGGCTCCACCACGCGGCGCCGCCGTCCGTGGGCCCGGCGCCCGCGCCCGCGGTCGGCCCGCAGTCGCCCAGCCGCCGCATCTGCTGCGTGCAGCCGCCCGACGCGGACGGCGCCGGCGCGGCGCCGCTCTGCTGACCGGTCGGCACCTCGGCGCTGGGACCGGTGGTCCGCGACGGGGTCGCCTCGCGCACGGTGTAGTCCGGGGTGCTGCCCCGGGTCGGGGTGGGCTCGAACCGGGTCCAGCCCACCCCCTCGAAGTACAGCTCGGGCCAGGCGTGCGCGTCCCGCAGCCCCACCGAGCGGGTGCCGTCCGACTGCGCCGTGCCCGGGGTGAAGCCCACCGCGACCCGCGCCGGGATCCCCAGCTCACGGGCCATCGCGGCCATCGAGAAGGAGAAATGGACGCAGAAGCCCCGCTTGGCCTTCAGGAACCGGACGATGGCCTCGCTGCCGGTCCCCGAGGTCCCGCTGGTGTCGTACGTGAAGCCGCCCGAGGAGGCGAACCAGTCCTGGAGTGCCACCGCCCGCGCGTAGTCGGACGTCGCCCCGCGGGTCACGGAGCGGGCCGTCTGCCGCACCACCGCCGGCAGCGTCTCGGGCAGGTCCGTGTACTCGGCCCGGATCGCCTCGGGCGCCGGAGGCGCGGCCGCCAGCTGCTTCGCCGTCGGCTGCACCTGGAGGCTGCGCACGGTGTACCGGGCGCCGCGGGTGTCCTGCTTGCGGTCGCCGACCAGGGTCCGCCCGACCGGCTCGAACCGCCAGCGCCCACCGATCTCGACCTGGGTGGCCGGATAGGGGAGCGGCAGGTAGGTCTGCCCGTACCAGCCGGCCGCCGACAGGCTGGTCCGCACCTCGGTGGTCTTCACCTGCGGGCTCAGCCCCGGCGGGGGCGGCAGCAGGTCCGGCACGTCCGTGATCTCGCGCTCCGAGGTCCGCCAGGAGGTGCCGTCGAACTCGTCGAGGGCCACGATCCGCAGGTACTGGTTGGGCGCGTCGGGATTGTCGGTGCGGTAGCGCAGGACCTCGCGGTTCTCCGGCTGGTTCAGGTTGCTCTGCAGCGAGACCAGCGGGTTGACCGCCGAGATGGTCCCGCCGCCGCTGCCTTCGCCGTCACCGACGCCGCGCCCGGCCAGCAGCCCGCCGTCCAGCGCGGGCAGCGCCAGCGGCACGGCCACCGCGACCCCGAGGGCCGCCATGCCGAGCCGCCGGCCGGTGCGGACCGGGGCCAGTGCCCCGCCCGCGCTCAGCCCGGCGTTCGACCGCCCGCCCGCCGGGCCGCCGAAGACCCGCCCCCACCGGGAGAGCCGCTCCCGGCTCTCGGCCAGCAGCAACAGCAGGTAGCCGGCCGCGGCCAGGACGAAGTAGCCCCACGCGGCGCCGCCCGGCGAGAGCCCCGCGGCCACCGAGTACAGCGCGAGCAGCGGCAGACCGGCCGGCGCCGCGCTGCGCAGGGTCACCGCGAGCAGGTCCACGCACAGCCCGACCACCAGCACGCCGGAGACGAGCAGCAGCCCGATCCCGTCGGTGAGCGGCGCGGGCGTGGCGTAGTGGCCCACGTCCTCGACGCCCTGCCCGTACAGCGCGGCCAGTTCCCGGAGCACGCCCGGGCCGGGCAGCACACCGGCCAGCGCGCGCTCGCCGGCGTACGACAGCGTGAGCAGGACCAGGGAGACCAGCAGCTGCGCGGCGACGGTCAGCACCCGGGCCAGCGGCACCCGCCGGGCCAGCGCGCCGACCCCGCTCTGCACCGAGACGAGGATCATCGCCCGCAGCAGCCAGGAGTCCGGATGCACCAGCGGCACCATCGAACACGAGGTCAGCAGCGTGGCCAGCAGCGCGAACAGTGTCAGTCTCGCCCGGCCGCTCATGCCCAGCCCCCCGTGCCCGTCGTGCCTGCAGTGCCGTCGTCCCCGGCGAATCCGCGGCCGCCGGGGGTGTCCCCGGCCTGCCGCCACACCTGTCCGAAAGCGGTACCCGGCGGCACGGCAAGCGCCGTCCACCCGGCCTCCCGCAGCCTCCGCAGCCGCTCCTGCGCCGCACCGCCGTCCGCCGCCCCGCCGGTCCACGCCGCCGGGTCGAGGACGAACGCCACGGCGGCGCCGCTGCGCCGGCGCATCTTCGCGGCCAGCTCGGCCTGCACCTCGTCGAGTTCGCCGAAGAAGGCGATCAGCAGCCCCTCGGTGCCGCTGCGCAGGGCGTCGTTCGCCCGGGACAGCCCGGCGCCGTCGGAGTGGCCGACGACCGCGAGGGTGTCCATCATCATCCCGGCCGCCTCGGCCGACTCCGGGCCGCCGGCGGTGAACCCGCCCGCGCCCTCCGCCGGCACCGAGTCGCCGGTGTCCGTCAACAGCCTTACGGAGAAACCCCGTTCGAGCAGGTGCGTCAGGGTCGAGGCGGCCGCGGCGACCGCCCACTCGAAGGCCGAGTCCGGCCCGGCGCCCTGGAACGCGACCCGCCGGGTGTCCAGCAGGACCGTGGCCCGGGCCCGCTGCGGCTGCTCCTCGCGGCGCACCATCAGCTCCCCGTACCGTGCCGTCGAACGCCAGTGGATCCGGCGCAGGTCGTCGCCGTACCGGTAGCCGCGCGGGATCACGTCGTCGTCGCCGGCCAGCGCGAGCGAGCGCTGCCGGCCCTCCCCGTACCCGGAGGCCTCGCCGGTCATCCGCACCGACGGCAGCGGCTCGGTCCGCGGGATCACGGTGAGCGTGTCGTACGCGCTGAACGACCGGGTCAGCTCGACCAGCCCGAACGGGTCGGTGAGCTGGAGCTGGAGCGGGCCCAGCGGGTAGCGCCCGCGCAGGTCCGAGCGGACCCGGTAGGACACCTCCCGCTTGCCGCCCGCCTCGACCCGGTCGAGCACGAACCGGGGCCGCGGCCCCAGCACGTACGGCACCCGGTCCTGGAGCATCAGCAGCCCGGTGGGCAGCCGCGAGACGTTGTCCATCCGCAGTTGCACCCGCGCCTCGGCGCCCGCCGGGACCCGCAGCGGGGTCAGCCGGCGGCTCGCCGCCACCCGGTGGCGGGTGCGGTGCAGCGCCACCGCGCACAGCAGCGGCAGCACCGCGAGCAGCAGCCCGACCCGCAGCAGGTCGCCCTGGCCCAGGACGTACGCGCACGCGGCGGCGGCGACCCCCGCGGCCAGGAAGGAGCGGCCGCGCGTGGTCAGCCCCGACAGGGCCGCCCGCAGTCCCGCGCGCTCGCCGGCGTCACGGCTCCCGGCCGCGGGGCGTACCCCGGCCCCGGTCATCAGTACCCCCGGACGCCAGGCGACCGATCGCCGTGCCCGGCCGGGGCGCCGATGCCGCCGGCCCCCACGGCCGCGGTCGGCACCGGGGTGCGCTGCAGGATCTCGGCGACCACCTGCTCCGCCGAGCGGCGGTTCAGCTGGGCCTGCGCGGTCGGCAGCAGCCGGTGGGCGAGGACCGGCGCGGCCAGCGCCTGCACGTCGTCGGGCAGCACGAAGTCCCGCCCGGACAGCGCGGCCGAGGCCTTCACCGCGCGCAGCAGGTGCAGCGTGGCCCGCGGCGAGGCGCCCAGCCGCAGGTCCGGGTGGCTGCGGGTGGCGGCGACCAGGTCGACGACGTAGCGCCGGACCGGCTCGGCCACGTACACCTCGCGGACCGCGTCGATCAGCTTCACGATGTCGTGGGCGTGCGCCACCGGCTGCAGGTCGTCGAGCGGCGACACCCGGCCGTGCACGTCGAGCATCTGCAGCTCGGCCTCGGCGCTCGGGTAGCCGACCGACACCCGGGCCATGAAGCGGTCGCGCTGGGCCTCGGGGAGCGGGTAGGTGCCCTCCATCTCCACCGGGTTCTGCGTGGCCACCACCATGAACGGGCTGGGCAGCTGGTACGTCTGCCCGTCCGCGGTGACCTGGCGTTCCTCCATCGACTCCAGCAGTGCCGACTGGGTCTTCGGCGACGCGCGGTTGATCTCGTCGCCGATCACGATCTGGGCGAAGATCGCGCCCGGCTTGAACTCGAACTCGCGGCGCTGCTGGTCGTAGATGCTCACACCCGTGATGTCCGACGGCAGCAGGTCCGGCGTGAACTGGATCCGCTGCACGGAACAGTCGATGGACCGTGCCAGCGTCTTGGCCAGCATGGTCTTGCCGACGCCCGGCACGTCCTCGATCAGCAGATGGCCCTCGGCGAGCAGCACGGTCAGTGCGAGCCGAACGACCTCGGGCTTGCCCTCGATCACACTCTCCACCGATCGGCGCACCCGATCGGCTGTGGTGGTCAGATCAGCGAGGCTCGCTCGATCGTCATAGGTCGTCACCGGCCCTCCTCGGCCCTTTCCCGGGCCGACGCCCTTTGCGCATGACCGGCCCACCCCGAAACGTGGAACACCGGCCGGAAAGGAGTTCCGGGCGGGCGCCACACCGCATTCTTGAC
It contains:
- a CDS encoding DUF58 domain-containing protein; amino-acid sequence: MTGAGVRPAAGSRDAGERAGLRAALSGLTTRGRSFLAAGVAAAACAYVLGQGDLLRVGLLLAVLPLLCAVALHRTRHRVAASRRLTPLRVPAGAEARVQLRMDNVSRLPTGLLMLQDRVPYVLGPRPRFVLDRVEAGGKREVSYRVRSDLRGRYPLGPLQLQLTDPFGLVELTRSFSAYDTLTVIPRTEPLPSVRMTGEASGYGEGRQRSLALAGDDDVIPRGYRYGDDLRRIHWRSTARYGELMVRREEQPQRARATVLLDTRRVAFQGAGPDSAFEWAVAAAASTLTHLLERGFSVRLLTDTGDSVPAEGAGGFTAGGPESAEAAGMMMDTLAVVGHSDGAGLSRANDALRSGTEGLLIAFFGELDEVQAELAAKMRRRSGAAVAFVLDPAAWTGGAADGGAAQERLRRLREAGWTALAVPPGTAFGQVWRQAGDTPGGRGFAGDDGTAGTTGTGGWA
- a CDS encoding TetR/AcrR family transcriptional regulator, whose translation is MDSSSTRRRATRQKLYEAAVTLIAEQGFSATTVDEIAERAGVAKGTVYYNFASKTVLFEELLRHGVGLLTASLKAAAEETEERGGTRVEALDAMIRAGLVFIDAYPAFTQLYVAELWRTNRAWQSTLMVVRGEAVAVVEKVLSEGVERGELSAEIDVPLTAAALVGMVLVAALDWQSFQSERSLDDVHSALSLLLRGRVSGG
- a CDS encoding AAA family ATPase; translated protein: MTTYDDRASLADLTTTADRVRRSVESVIEGKPEVVRLALTVLLAEGHLLIEDVPGVGKTMLAKTLARSIDCSVQRIQFTPDLLPSDITGVSIYDQQRREFEFKPGAIFAQIVIGDEINRASPKTQSALLESMEERQVTADGQTYQLPSPFMVVATQNPVEMEGTYPLPEAQRDRFMARVSVGYPSAEAELQMLDVHGRVSPLDDLQPVAHAHDIVKLIDAVREVYVAEPVRRYVVDLVAATRSHPDLRLGASPRATLHLLRAVKASAALSGRDFVLPDDVQALAAPVLAHRLLPTAQAQLNRRSAEQVVAEILQRTPVPTAAVGAGGIGAPAGHGDRSPGVRGY
- a CDS encoding transglutaminase family protein, coding for MSGRARLTLFALLATLLTSCSMVPLVHPDSWLLRAMILVSVQSGVGALARRVPLARVLTVAAQLLVSLVLLTLSYAGERALAGVLPGPGVLRELAALYGQGVEDVGHYATPAPLTDGIGLLLVSGVLVVGLCVDLLAVTLRSAAPAGLPLLALYSVAAGLSPGGAAWGYFVLAAAGYLLLLLAESRERLSRWGRVFGGPAGGRSNAGLSAGGALAPVRTGRRLGMAALGVAVAVPLALPALDGGLLAGRGVGDGEGSGGGTISAVNPLVSLQSNLNQPENREVLRYRTDNPDAPNQYLRIVALDEFDGTSWRTSEREITDVPDLLPPPPGLSPQVKTTEVRTSLSAAGWYGQTYLPLPYPATQVEIGGRWRFEPVGRTLVGDRKQDTRGARYTVRSLQVQPTAKQLAAAPPAPEAIRAEYTDLPETLPAVVRQTARSVTRGATSDYARAVALQDWFASSGGFTYDTSGTSGTGSEAIVRFLKAKRGFCVHFSFSMAAMARELGIPARVAVGFTPGTAQSDGTRSVGLRDAHAWPELYFEGVGWTRFEPTPTRGSTPDYTVREATPSRTTGPSAEVPTGQQSGAAPAPSASGGCTQQMRRLGDCGPTAGAGAGPTDGGAAWWSRVLVALAVAAPVALLLLLPFLWRLAVRRRRLTAAAGPAPSAPTVDGVRSGRAGGPAVGGGPTLAVWQELTDAAWDVGILPDDALSPRRTAERIVRDGRLDPEPAAAVHRVAGAVEQVLYAPVAPPVAGLSADVLLVRAALLAEVDRWTRLRARLAPRSSVRAVWALSDRWAALTAAVSARGRALRLRIPLRGRG